Genomic segment of Pochonia chlamydosporia 170 chromosome 1, whole genome shotgun sequence:
TCCTTCGGGCTCACCGGACAATCTTTGTCCACCGCTAGACCGACGACCGATGGTCGACGATGCAGACGTCATGGAAGCAGTGCGCTCTAGCAGAGGCTTTGATCCAATCGAAGTGGCCACAGAGGATCGGATAGACCCAGAGAGAGACAGCTGTGAATACCGTGCATATTGGCCGAGCGAACTCAATGAGCCATTGGAATTGACACCAATAGACTTGGAGCTGAGGATCAGTCGGTTGAGATGGTCGATTCGTTCCTTGAGCGCCGTCCTAGCAAgttgcatctccaacatctgTTCCTCATGTCTCTCGACAGCTTCCATTTCCCTGGCCTTCTCGGCTTCCTCATCCCTCTCTTTCTCTGTATCACTACTCTTGCTGCCCCTCTTCCCCTTCTGCGAATCGAGCTGCTTCCGCAACTCGACTATCTCCATGCGGTACCGCTCTAACAGCACTCTTGCGCCGCCGTCCcctccagcaccaagcgCTTCTTCAGCCCTCTTGGCGTGGCTCACAATGCTGTTCTTGGCTCGGGACGCAAACTTGAGGGTATTGATGGTTTCGGTAGTGTGGGTATTTGCGGCTGCTGCGCTTCCAGCGGCACCTATCTGAATTGTGCACAGAATGCTTACAAGTGAATTTCCAGATAAGGCTCCTTGAAGAAGGCGTGTGAGTTTGCTATCGCGATAAGGCAGAtgctttccttctttttcgttTCCTTTCCCGCCCTCTTTGTCTTTCCACTCAGATAATTTTGATATGACGGTTCCCAATGTGAGGAGACTCTTGTTGATATGGGCACCCTCTTGCCTTCGCTCCTTAGATTCGGCCGCCTTTTCGGAGCCAGCCAAATCAATCAAACTCAGGGTAGAAACACGTACGCCGCCGGGGAGGATACCTGAACGTTTGCCTTCCGCTCCACCGGCAGCGCCGCCTGGCATCCGTTCGCGGCTTTCGACAACAATCTGAACAACGGCATGACTTCGTGAACTGCGCGCATTAAACTGCGTGCTAGCAGTACGTCTCGCCTGATCACCTCGTGCAATGACTCGCAACAATTGCGTAGGGCTCTGAACGATTTCTTCCTTCAAAGGCGTGGCATAGACGCCTCTCTTGCTGTCTTCGCGAAGCTTAATCTCATCCTGCTGTGGAGCACCACCGACACCACTCCCTGTAGGCATACTCAACAAGTCGTGAATTCTTTCGTTATAGATTTCGAGGTAGCTAACGCGCAGCAAGAACTCTCGAGATGGTGTTTCACGAATATAGGAAAAGATGTCGGTAATTGCCAAGGGGATCACACCCGGTGATGAGGCTGTTCCTTGCATGGAAAACGTCTTACCCGTACCGGTCATACCGTAAGCAAAGACAGTTCCGTGGTAGCCTTCCATTACTCTCCGGACGAGTCGCTTTGCGATATGGTCATACACGCGCGCATTGTTGTCGTGCGTTGTAAAGACATTGTCTGTGTAATCGTCAGCGCATATTCACCTCACAAGACTCCGACCTAAAGTTTTATCGTCAACATACCATAAATATAATCGCCcccttcctttcctttgtAGGCAATGAGAGACTTGCGGCCATCTACCATCCATTCTCCTTCAGGATTCGACTGGCCACCAGCATTATTGTCTGGGCGAACTCGCACGCTAACAACCACGTTGCCTTTGCCGTCAGATTTGGACGATCGTTTATCTGAGGCTGAACCGGAAACTGCGCCTGCCCCATCAAGTTTCGACGCTGACCCTTCTCCAGGCTCATCATAAGTTGTCGCAGACGTTGAGTAGGAATCTTGTGCGGAAGAGCTTCGACTTTGCGGCGGTGAGGAAATGCTCATCAAACCATCTGACATGCGAGCATTGCTAATAGATTTACCCTCGCCGCTTCCATTCAACAAGCTTGGTGTAGACGGAGAGTACGTAAGATGGGAAAGTTCTTTGGGCGTTTTCGATTTTCTGGATCGCGATTTTTCGTTCGCCAACGGACTAGGTGGCAAACTGCTCGACCTGCTATCGCCTCTCGGAGGATGTGGAAATGAACTGATGCTGACGGTTTTCCTAAGCGTCTTTCCCGCTGCATTTACCGCACTCGCACCGGAGAGCCCTTTCAGTTGAGGCAATGTGGTGATTGGTGCCGGAGTTGGAGGAGCCAGAACACTTGATGGTGCTCTGAGACCACTTCTGGGTGTGGACGGCGCCGATttcgctggagctggtgatgagatATTTCCTGTGCTCTTCCGAGTTTTGGTTACTGGCAAAGCAGGCAATGCCATATTTGGCGGGCCATTTGAGGGCCGTGATGGCCTGGGCAAGGCCGTCGCCATTCTGAGTAGGTATGCGGGTAGATGGTCGGGTGAGGAGTGTTGAGTCTGATGATCGGACGAGCTAGCCGGTTCACCCAGAGGACCAGTATATAAGATATCAACCTGCGATCTGGTTTGAGCCCATCCACACAGTCTAACTACCTGAGGTCACTACGTAGATGGTCGATTCGGTGGTGTGGAATGCTAGAGGGCGGGCTGAAACACCGTGGGACGCAATAAGACGGCCACTGGATGGCATGGATTGCCAGTCTGGGGAGAAATAAGTCCGTGGCAAATGGGGTCGAATGCATAAATGCGTGTTGCTGTGAAAGAAATTTGTCACCCTGGTGTTCAAAATGGTCAGTCTCCAGTAGTTGCAGTGACGAGCGGGTCAGGGTGCGTGTCAAGGCATGCATAAGAAATGCCAGAATGTAACGGGCCCAACGGCAAGTACGATACTAAAAAAAGGGGAGACAATTCAAGCAAACAACGGGAAAGGGTTTGAAGGGTCCATGGGAAGGGTTGATGCGTTCACAAACATACCGAAAACTCTGTTCCTGGGGAACGGACAGAGCGATAATCTCCAAAACAATTCGAGTGTGTCTTGGTCCAGCAAGATGCCAGGCAAAATGCGCTGCGAGTAATACGCAGTGAACACACAAGAGCTGGAATAATGGTCTAGAGCAGAGACAGAAAAACGAAAACCAACGGCGTGATGCGGCCTTGACTGCACGAAATCACTTGTCGAGTGTCAATCGTAAAGCTAGCGATGCAGGTCTGGCAGCgtcgtttcttttgttcGTCTCGGTCTGAGCTCATCGGTGGAATAGCAGTCCGCGGGGGGGTTGGATATTGTCCTGATGTGTTTCGACCCTCAACAGCTTTCCCTTTTCTAagctttttttctttttttgctttttgctttCCAAACTGCGGGCCGTGGCAACGCACAGGGCCTGTTGTCGCAGTTCGTCGTCGTAAATGGGCGAGATGGTTTGGGTAGCGACGGCGAGaaggttgaagttgagaagcaGCTAGCTGGTGGAgggaatgaatgaatggaggctaccagaccagacaagactggGAACGAACCTGGCACTAGCCACGGTCAGGCTGGTAGGCAATACTTCTAGTTGAAGAGGATGGCAACAGGAAGAGCCTAGTCTGCTCTCATCTCTCCAGTCCCGGTAATACTTGACATTGGGGGTTTCTGCTCCGCtcgaggaagaagggcagGGGTGTGAATGGGTGTGAATGGTGATGGGTGTGAAAGCAAGGTTCAAGTCCCCAAAGATTGACGGTCCGTTGCGCCGAGTGGATCGTGCtttttggtctggtcaagtggttTTGGTTGCCCTTGAGACCTTGGGAGCTGGTCAGGATATTTTGGCGGTGGAAAAGGTGACAAAAAAAAGGGCCAAATGGTTCGACAACCAAGACAAGGTTCTGAGAAAGGTtccacagcagcaaagggGGGGTCTTGTCCAAGTTGAGTCGATCAAATAGATGAACCAACAATGGCTCTCAGATGGTCCTGGCACTGGGAGcgaaagacaagacaagacaaatAAGAATAAAAATTTAAAAAGGGGGAGGGAATTACGATATCATTAAGGAATGTCAACTCCTATGTATTTGGTtg
This window contains:
- a CDS encoding kinesin family protein (similar to Coccidioides immitis RS XP_001240297.1) codes for the protein MATALPRPSRPSNGPPNMALPALPVTKTRKSTGNISSPAPAKSAPSTPRSGLRAPSSVLAPPTPAPITTLPQLKGLSGASAVNAAGKTLRKTVSISSFPHPPRGDSRSSSLPPSPLANEKSRSRKSKTPKELSHLTYSPSTPSLLNGSGEGKSISNARMSDGLMSISSPPQSRSSSAQDSYSTSATTYDEPGEGSASKLDGAGAVSGSASDKRSSKSDGKGNVVVSVRVRPDNNAGGQSNPEGEWMVDGRKSLIAYKGKEGGDYIYDNVFTTHDNNARVYDHIAKRLVRRVMEGYHGTVFAYGMTGTGKTFSMQGTASSPGVIPLAITDIFSYIRETPSREFLLRVSYLEIYNERIHDLLSMPTGSGVGGAPQQDEIKLREDSKRGVYATPLKEEIVQSPTQLLRVIARGDQARRTASTQFNARSSRSHAVVQIVVESRERMPGGAAGGAEGKRSGILPGGVRVSTLSLIDLAGSEKAAESKERRQEGAHINKSLLTLGTVISKLSEWKDKEGGKGNEKEGKHLPYRDSKLTRLLQGALSGNSLVSILCTIQIGAAGSAAAANTHTTETINTLKFASRAKNSIVSHAKRAEEALGAGGDGGARVLLERYRMEIVELRKQLDSQKGKRGSKSSDTEKERDEEAEKAREMEAVERHEEQMLEMQLARTALKERIDHLNRLILSSKSIGVNSNGSLSSLGQYARYSQLSLSGSIRSSVATSIGSKPLLERTASMTSASSTIGRRSSGGQRLSGEPEGEPIEADEDSIGEFGDGTASLTAQNRALQADLADKNRYIATLEKRLLQARRASSSRTSVGFSAPSKSIMVGEDHSVAAALKEKDAEIADLRARLDDKDRMLAALRSAARSRDTADASAESRSPPAPDQTKTTPTSPTLNQAPRRRTKSVDEMNRMLEEMIQDRVETGQIIRGSRGSVRLANGQKLDSLAEPPHTLEPLRQSPIPLVSSEMTAVESA